A genome region from Cognatishimia activa includes the following:
- a CDS encoding gamma-glutamyl kinase → MLVFWKEKLVILAVPKTGTTALAKALGSSADIIINDPPELKHAPLYRYNRFFRPMFEKACKQEHMDVMAIMREPVSWLGSWYRYRQRGFLDGKPTSTRGISFDEFVQAYLSDDRPPFANVGSQAKFLEPRPNGTQVSHLFRYEAPARMLAFLSERLGREISLDQVNVSSQADLTLSAETRTRLQTVHSADFSLYESLNDPI, encoded by the coding sequence ATGCTTGTTTTCTGGAAAGAAAAACTGGTGATCCTCGCGGTCCCCAAGACCGGCACGACGGCATTGGCCAAAGCTTTGGGATCATCTGCCGACATCATCATCAATGATCCTCCGGAACTCAAGCACGCGCCGCTCTATCGTTACAATCGGTTTTTCAGGCCGATGTTTGAGAAAGCATGCAAACAAGAGCACATGGATGTGATGGCGATCATGCGCGAGCCCGTCAGTTGGTTGGGAAGTTGGTATCGCTATCGGCAGAGAGGTTTTCTTGACGGGAAACCCACCTCTACTCGTGGGATCAGTTTCGACGAATTTGTTCAGGCTTATCTTTCCGACGACCGCCCGCCTTTTGCCAACGTCGGAAGCCAAGCCAAGTTTCTTGAGCCTCGTCCCAATGGAACGCAAGTTTCCCATCTTTTTCGATATGAAGCTCCCGCTCGGATGTTGGCTTTTCTCAGTGAGCGTTTAGGTCGCGAAATTTCTTTGGATCAGGTGAATGTGTCCTCACAGGCCGACCTGACGCTTTCGGCAGAGACACGAACCAGACTTCAAACCGTTCATTCCGCAGATTTTTCGCTATACGAGTCCCTCAACGACCCGATTTAA
- a CDS encoding ATP-binding protein, protein MDDAPYFGSINTLRTKSGLLPCFLQTIGDTRVRKEICILPAHEAAKGYISLTFEDLPVATLKLNCDGEILQANRAARGLINVDTLEGTGIRDLFEGLGRPLEDWLKEVSEGRSDTSTEFLRLKTESLEAFLQVTLGQMTDSDGGALYAVLNDATELKTLEAQFVQSQKMQAIGQLAGGVAHDFNNLLTAITGHCDLLLLRHDKGDEAFADLTQISQNANRAASLVGQLLAFSRKQTLQPEVSHLEQTLADLTHLLNRLVGDNYRLDVVNGDGLNAIRVDRQQFEQVIMNLVVNARDAMEGGGVITIETENLNLDSALVRDRATVPVGEYVSVEVRDTGVGIPEHKLQQVFEPFYTSKPVGEGTGLGLSTVYGIVKQSGGFIFVDSVVGEGTTFRLLFPAVSPEVQLTTEDATELPLALSPAVAGTVLLVEDEAPVRAFAARALRIKGLTVLEAGAATEALKILEDKELRIDLIVTDVIMPGLDGPSWVKKARAERPDTPVIFVSGYADGKFSEDRLSIENSTFLPKPFSLAQLTATVDKQLNRVVEGLV, encoded by the coding sequence GTGGATGACGCACCTTATTTCGGCAGCATTAACACGTTGCGAACCAAGAGCGGTCTTCTGCCGTGTTTTCTTCAGACAATTGGTGACACGCGCGTGCGGAAAGAGATCTGCATCTTGCCCGCACATGAGGCTGCCAAAGGCTACATTTCGTTGACGTTCGAAGATCTTCCGGTCGCGACGCTAAAACTCAACTGCGACGGAGAGATCCTGCAGGCCAATCGCGCTGCGCGAGGTCTAATAAATGTGGATACCCTAGAGGGCACAGGAATTCGGGACCTGTTTGAAGGCTTGGGTCGGCCACTCGAGGATTGGCTTAAAGAAGTGTCTGAGGGCAGGTCGGACACGTCCACCGAATTCTTGCGTTTAAAAACAGAGTCGCTTGAAGCCTTCCTGCAGGTGACGCTTGGCCAAATGACGGATAGCGACGGAGGGGCTCTTTACGCCGTTCTCAATGATGCGACCGAGCTAAAGACGCTTGAGGCGCAATTCGTACAAAGTCAGAAAATGCAGGCAATTGGACAGCTTGCGGGCGGTGTTGCGCATGATTTCAATAATCTTTTGACAGCCATAACGGGGCATTGCGATCTTTTGCTTTTGCGTCACGACAAGGGTGACGAGGCATTCGCGGATCTGACGCAAATATCTCAGAACGCGAACCGGGCAGCCAGCCTCGTTGGTCAATTGCTGGCATTCTCGCGCAAACAAACATTGCAGCCTGAGGTTAGCCATCTGGAACAGACTCTGGCCGATTTGACTCACCTTTTGAACCGTTTGGTGGGGGATAACTATCGACTGGATGTCGTAAATGGCGATGGCTTGAACGCCATCCGTGTGGATCGACAGCAGTTTGAACAGGTGATCATGAATCTCGTGGTCAACGCACGCGATGCGATGGAAGGGGGCGGGGTCATCACTATCGAAACCGAAAATCTCAATCTGGATAGTGCACTTGTTCGGGATCGCGCAACCGTACCAGTCGGAGAATATGTCAGTGTCGAGGTGCGTGACACCGGGGTAGGGATCCCAGAGCACAAGCTTCAGCAGGTGTTTGAGCCCTTCTATACCTCGAAGCCGGTTGGTGAGGGAACGGGGCTTGGCCTTTCAACGGTCTATGGAATTGTAAAACAGTCCGGGGGATTTATTTTTGTCGATAGTGTAGTCGGCGAAGGAACCACTTTCAGGCTCTTGTTCCCCGCCGTGTCCCCGGAGGTGCAACTCACAACCGAGGATGCCACGGAGCTACCACTCGCATTGTCGCCTGCCGTTGCGGGCACCGTTCTCTTGGTCGAAGACGAGGCGCCGGTGCGGGCTTTTGCTGCGCGCGCACTGCGGATCAAAGGGCTTACCGTTCTTGAAGCTGGGGCCGCGACAGAGGCGTTGAAGATTCTTGAAGACAAGGAACTAAGGATCGACCTTATCGTGACGGATGTCATTATGCCTGGATTGGACGGCCCAAGCTGGGTGAAAAAGGCGCGCGCCGAACGACCAGACACGCCGGTCATTTTTGTCTCAGGCTACGCAGATGGGAAATTCAGTGAAGACAGGCTGAGTATCGAAAATTCGACCTTTCTGCCAAAGCCGTTTTCATTGGCGCAGCTGACCGCCACGGTTGACAAACAGTTAAATCGGGTCGTTGAGGGACTCGTATAG
- a CDS encoding RsmB/NOP family class I SAM-dependent RNA methyltransferase, whose amino-acid sequence MRPAARVQAAIEILDEILEGAPAERALTAWARRSRFAGSKDRAAIRDHVYDVLRRRNSCEQVGGGLTGRSLMMGLLTLQDQDLDALFAGDGYGPDKLQPAELPSDKPIVGYDLPEWAIPELRQTLGEDFELVEAKLKERAPVILRCNLRKTDRPAAIETLRQQSIEAEPHPASDTALTVLNGARQIAQSGAYQSGLVELQDASSQAAIEALPLRNGTRVLDYCAGGGGKLLAMAARVDGTFCAHDAIPRRMQDLPVRAKRAGHKARILGSDDLNSAKPFDLVFCDVPCSGSGSWRRDPEGKWRMTRQDFEELLKLQAEILDQASHLVTPDGTLVYATCSMCHSENEEQVAAFLRTHPEWSIKAQTQWTPLQNCDGFFAAVLQKL is encoded by the coding sequence ATGCGTCCGGCGGCCCGTGTTCAGGCAGCAATTGAGATCCTTGATGAGATCCTTGAGGGCGCGCCAGCCGAGCGCGCCTTAACCGCTTGGGCGCGCCGGTCTCGGTTTGCCGGATCCAAGGACCGCGCGGCCATTCGGGATCATGTCTATGATGTCCTGCGCCGTCGCAATAGCTGCGAGCAGGTTGGTGGTGGGCTGACCGGGCGATCTCTGATGATGGGGCTACTAACGTTGCAAGATCAGGATCTGGATGCGCTGTTTGCAGGCGACGGCTATGGACCTGACAAGCTGCAACCTGCAGAGCTGCCAAGTGACAAACCCATCGTGGGGTATGATCTTCCAGAGTGGGCGATACCAGAGTTGCGTCAAACGTTGGGCGAAGATTTTGAGTTGGTTGAGGCCAAACTCAAAGAGCGTGCACCTGTTATCTTGCGCTGTAACCTGCGTAAAACGGATCGCCCAGCGGCCATTGAGACCCTAAGGCAGCAAAGCATCGAAGCAGAACCCCACCCGGCCAGCGACACTGCTTTGACCGTCCTAAATGGCGCGCGCCAGATTGCACAATCTGGTGCTTACCAAAGTGGACTTGTCGAATTACAGGATGCCTCCAGTCAGGCCGCCATTGAGGCTTTGCCTCTGCGCAATGGTACGCGCGTGCTTGATTATTGCGCGGGCGGTGGGGGCAAACTCTTGGCGATGGCCGCGCGCGTTGATGGAACGTTTTGCGCCCATGATGCGATCCCGCGTCGGATGCAGGATCTGCCCGTCCGCGCCAAACGTGCAGGGCATAAAGCGCGTATATTAGGCTCTGATGACCTGAATTCCGCAAAGCCCTTCGATCTGGTTTTTTGCGACGTGCCCTGTTCGGGTAGCGGGTCCTGGCGCCGTGATCCGGAAGGAAAATGGCGGATGACACGGCAAGACTTTGAAGAGCTTTTAAAGCTTCAGGCGGAGATTCTGGATCAGGCGAGCCACTTGGTCACGCCTGATGGAACGCTGGTGTATGCTACGTGTTCTATGTGTCACTCAGAAAATGAAGAACAGGTCGCAGCCTTTTTGAGAACGCATCCCGAATGGAGCATTAAAGCTCAGACCCAGTGGACGCCGCTCCAAAACTGTGACGGTTTTTTTGCGGCCGTATTACAAAAACTCTGA
- the guaB gene encoding IMP dehydrogenase, whose translation MEIREALTFDDVLLVPGASEVLPTTADTRTWVTKSIALNIPLLSSAMDTVTEAKMAIAMAQAGGMGVIHKNLDVEEQSKQVRRVKRFESGIVYNPITLKANQTLADAKALQERYRVTGFPVVDDAGKVVGIVTNRDMRFATSDDTPVSVMMTSDNLAMLQEPADLEEAKSLMKARRIEKLLVVDGAGKLTGLLTLKDTEQAVLNPTACKDDLGRLRVAAASSVGDSGFARSEQLIDAGVDIVVVDTAHGHSAGVIEAVQRIKRESNQVQVIAGNVATYDATRALIDAGADAVKVGIGPGSICTTRMVAGVGVPQLSAVMDCARAAGDTPVIADGGIKFSGDFAKAIAAGASCAMVGSMIAGTDESPGEVILYNGRSFKSYRGMGSLGAMARGSADRYFQKDAASDKLVPEGIEGQVPYKGSAGAVIHQLVGGLRAAMGYTGNATVEEMRKNCNFVKITGAGLKESHVHDVQITRESPNYRIG comes from the coding sequence ATGGAGATTCGTGAGGCCCTTACCTTTGACGATGTTTTGCTGGTCCCCGGCGCCTCTGAGGTGCTGCCGACAACCGCGGATACACGCACTTGGGTGACGAAATCCATCGCTCTGAATATCCCGCTGCTGAGTTCTGCTATGGACACGGTGACCGAGGCGAAAATGGCGATTGCCATGGCGCAGGCGGGCGGCATGGGGGTTATTCACAAGAACCTTGATGTGGAAGAGCAATCCAAACAGGTCCGCCGGGTGAAGCGCTTTGAATCGGGGATTGTGTATAACCCGATCACATTGAAGGCCAATCAAACACTGGCGGACGCGAAAGCCCTGCAAGAGCGCTATCGTGTGACTGGGTTCCCAGTGGTAGATGACGCGGGCAAGGTCGTCGGCATCGTGACCAACCGCGACATGCGGTTTGCGACATCGGATGACACGCCAGTGTCCGTCATGATGACCTCCGACAATCTGGCGATGTTGCAGGAACCTGCGGATCTCGAAGAAGCCAAGAGCCTCATGAAGGCGCGTCGGATCGAGAAACTTTTGGTGGTCGATGGGGCTGGCAAGTTGACGGGTCTCTTGACGCTTAAGGACACCGAACAAGCTGTTCTGAACCCCACGGCCTGTAAGGATGACCTCGGACGGCTCCGCGTGGCAGCTGCTTCGTCGGTTGGCGACAGTGGCTTCGCGCGGTCTGAGCAGCTGATTGATGCCGGAGTGGATATTGTGGTCGTAGATACGGCGCATGGGCATTCCGCGGGCGTGATCGAAGCTGTGCAGCGCATCAAACGCGAGAGCAACCAAGTGCAGGTGATCGCGGGCAATGTCGCCACCTATGATGCGACCCGCGCGTTGATTGATGCGGGGGCTGATGCGGTGAAAGTCGGTATCGGGCCGGGCTCGATCTGTACCACACGAATGGTGGCAGGGGTCGGTGTCCCACAGCTCTCGGCCGTCATGGATTGTGCACGCGCAGCGGGTGATACGCCTGTGATTGCGGACGGTGGCATCAAATTCTCGGGTGACTTTGCTAAAGCCATCGCGGCAGGGGCCTCCTGTGCCATGGTTGGCTCGATGATTGCGGGCACGGATGAATCTCCGGGCGAAGTGATCCTCTATAATGGTCGTTCGTTCAAATCCTATCGCGGTATGGGCAGCCTTGGTGCCATGGCGCGCGGCTCGGCTGATCGCTATTTCCAGAAAGATGCCGCAAGCGACAAGCTGGTGCCGGAAGGCATCGAAGGGCAGGTGCCGTATAAGGGATCCGCTGGCGCTGTGATCCACCAACTCGTCGGCGGCTTGCGCGCGGCTATGGGCTATACGGGCAATGCGACCGTCGAAGAGATGCGCAAGAACTGCAATTTCGTGAAGATCACCGGTGCGGGGCTTAAGGAAAGCCACGTGCATGACGTGCAGATCACCCGCGAGAGCCCGAACTACCGGATCGGCTGA
- a CDS encoding DMT family transporter — protein sequence MTSHRVETIAMIAIAISGVLWGVFWIPLRALEQVGISGVWAVVVFQILPTALLLPLIFYRARSILNGGMSLAVGGALAGISLVLYSGALIFTDVVRALLLFYLTPLWSTLLARFTQNEPITRVRLVTIVLALLGLCLIIRFEENFQIRMNVGDWMGLASGIIWAFAAVRIKAAGPGKGVDFALTFFVMSSLVALAMTLLPLEGAGADPSLTAIVSVLYWMIPVAVILIIPPAFALMWGASVISPGLIGILFMTEVSVGAITAAIWAGEPFGLREALGVVVITTAGALEPIYSLLKSRQTPA from the coding sequence ATGACCTCACATCGCGTTGAGACCATTGCTATGATCGCAATCGCGATCTCGGGCGTGTTGTGGGGCGTATTTTGGATACCGCTGCGCGCGCTTGAGCAGGTTGGGATTTCGGGCGTTTGGGCGGTGGTTGTGTTCCAGATCTTGCCCACGGCGTTGTTGTTGCCGCTCATTTTCTACCGCGCGCGCTCGATTTTGAACGGCGGCATGTCCCTCGCGGTCGGAGGCGCTTTGGCCGGCATCTCTTTGGTGCTCTATTCCGGTGCGCTGATCTTCACCGATGTGGTGCGCGCCTTGCTGCTGTTTTATCTGACGCCACTCTGGAGCACGTTGTTGGCGCGTTTCACGCAAAACGAACCGATCACACGCGTCCGCCTCGTGACAATTGTGCTTGCTTTATTGGGCCTCTGTTTGATCATCCGCTTTGAAGAGAACTTCCAGATCCGCATGAATGTCGGCGATTGGATGGGCTTGGCATCTGGTATCATCTGGGCTTTTGCGGCTGTGCGGATCAAAGCGGCGGGGCCGGGGAAGGGCGTGGATTTCGCGCTGACTTTCTTTGTGATGAGCAGTTTGGTGGCCTTGGCCATGACACTGCTGCCTCTGGAGGGCGCTGGGGCGGATCCATCGTTAACCGCCATTGTCTCAGTGCTCTATTGGATGATCCCAGTCGCCGTCATACTGATCATACCACCCGCTTTTGCTCTGATGTGGGGGGCGAGCGTGATCAGCCCGGGCCTCATTGGCATTCTCTTTATGACCGAAGTCAGCGTCGGCGCGATCACCGCCGCGATCTGGGCCGGAGAGCCTTTTGGCCTGCGTGAAGCGCTCGGTGTCGTGGTGATCACCACCGCCGGGGCGCTCGAGCCGATTTATTCCCTGCTGAAATCGCGTCAAACCCCTGCATAA
- a CDS encoding ASKHA domain-containing protein, producing the protein MSSDPLVIFTPSGKRGNFPVGTPVLTAARQLGVDLDSVCGGRGICSKCQVTPSVGEFPKHGVTVSEDALSEWNAVEERYKSKRGLIDGRRLGCQATVQGDVVIDVPPESQVHKQVVRKRAEARDITMNPSTRLYYVEVEEPDMHKPSGDLQRLYEALKNQWDVDVQRVEMNILQDVQKVLRQGQWKVTVAVHLGDHLRRPKIMHVWPGFYEGTIYGLAVDLGSTTIAAHLCDLKSGEVIASSGLMNPQIRFGEDLMSRVSYSMMNEGGDKEMTRAVREGMNALFVQLAAEAGVDKALIVDAVFVCNPVMHHLFLGIDPFELGQAPFALATNESISLSAHELDLNIHPSARIYLLPCIAGHVGADAAAVALSEAPDKSEELVLVVDVGTNAEILLGNTDKVLACSSPTGPAFEGAQISSGQRAAPGAIEKVEINPETKEPRFRVIGSDIWSDEDGFSEAIATTGITGICGSGIIEVIAEMRIAGILDASGLIGSAEQTGSARCIADGRTNAYLLWDGSADGGPTITVTNPDIRAIQMAKAALYSGARLLMDKFGVDTVDRVTLAGAFGAHISAKHAMVLGMIPDCTIDKVTSAGNAAGTGARIALLNTDARREIEETVRKIEKIETAVEPRFQEHFVNASAIPNSVDPFPILESIVTLPSVSFNTGGDKEAAGGRRRRRRG; encoded by the coding sequence ATGAGCTCTGACCCACTCGTCATCTTCACCCCTTCGGGCAAACGCGGCAATTTTCCTGTAGGCACGCCAGTCCTTACGGCGGCGCGTCAATTGGGCGTCGATCTGGACTCGGTCTGCGGCGGCCGCGGGATCTGTTCGAAATGTCAAGTGACGCCCTCGGTCGGAGAATTCCCGAAACACGGGGTGACCGTCTCTGAGGACGCGCTGAGCGAGTGGAACGCGGTTGAAGAGCGCTACAAGTCCAAACGCGGATTGATAGATGGCCGCCGTTTGGGCTGTCAGGCGACCGTGCAAGGCGATGTGGTCATCGATGTGCCGCCGGAAAGTCAGGTCCACAAACAGGTGGTGCGCAAACGGGCTGAGGCGCGGGACATTACCATGAACCCCTCGACCCGCCTTTACTATGTCGAGGTCGAAGAGCCCGACATGCACAAGCCATCTGGCGATCTGCAACGCCTCTATGAAGCGCTGAAAAATCAATGGGATGTGGACGTTCAACGGGTTGAGATGAACATTCTGCAAGACGTGCAGAAAGTGCTACGCCAAGGCCAATGGAAAGTCACTGTTGCGGTGCATCTTGGCGACCACCTGCGCCGTCCAAAGATCATGCATGTCTGGCCCGGCTTTTATGAGGGCACGATCTATGGCCTCGCGGTAGACCTTGGCTCCACCACCATCGCGGCCCATCTTTGCGACCTTAAGTCTGGCGAGGTCATCGCCTCTTCGGGCCTCATGAACCCGCAGATCCGGTTTGGCGAAGACCTCATGAGCCGCGTCAGCTATTCCATGATGAACGAAGGCGGTGACAAGGAAATGACCCGCGCGGTTCGCGAGGGAATGAACGCGCTGTTCGTGCAGCTGGCGGCCGAAGCTGGTGTCGACAAGGCCCTGATCGTGGATGCGGTCTTTGTCTGCAACCCGGTTATGCACCACCTCTTCCTCGGCATTGACCCCTTCGAACTGGGCCAAGCGCCGTTTGCGCTGGCGACGAATGAGAGCATTTCTCTCTCGGCCCACGAGTTGGATCTGAACATTCACCCTTCGGCGCGCATCTACCTCTTGCCCTGTATCGCAGGCCATGTCGGCGCGGACGCGGCAGCTGTTGCTTTGTCAGAAGCCCCTGACAAGTCAGAGGAACTTGTCTTGGTCGTCGACGTTGGCACCAACGCCGAGATCCTTCTGGGCAATACAGACAAAGTCCTTGCCTGCTCGTCCCCAACAGGCCCAGCCTTTGAGGGTGCTCAGATTTCCTCCGGCCAACGCGCCGCCCCCGGTGCCATCGAAAAGGTCGAAATCAACCCCGAGACCAAGGAACCCCGCTTCCGCGTCATCGGCTCGGACATCTGGTCCGATGAAGACGGTTTCTCTGAGGCGATCGCCACCACCGGCATCACCGGCATCTGCGGCTCTGGCATCATCGAAGTCATCGCCGAAATGCGCATTGCGGGCATTCTGGATGCCTCTGGCCTCATCGGATCCGCTGAACAAACCGGATCCGCTCGCTGCATCGCCGACGGGCGCACCAACGCCTACCTGCTCTGGGATGGCTCCGCCGACGGAGGTCCAACCATCACGGTCACCAACCCAGACATCCGCGCGATCCAGATGGCCAAGGCGGCGCTCTACTCCGGCGCGCGGCTCTTGATGGATAAGTTCGGCGTCGACACTGTGGACCGCGTGACCCTCGCCGGGGCCTTCGGCGCCCATATCTCGGCAAAACACGCAATGGTCCTGGGCATGATCCCCGATTGCACCATCGACAAGGTCACAAGCGCAGGTAACGCCGCAGGCACCGGTGCGCGAATTGCTTTGCTGAACACCGACGCGCGTCGTGAAATCGAAGAGACCGTGCGCAAGATCGAGAAAATTGAAACCGCTGTAGAACCGCGTTTCCAAGAGCATTTCGTCAATGCCTCAGCGATCCCCAACAGCGTCGATCCCTTCCCGATCCTTGAGAGCATCGTCACCTTGCCTTCCGTCAGCTTTAACACCGGAGGCGACAAAGAAGCCGCTGGCGGACGTCGCCGTCGCCGTCGCGGATAA
- a CDS encoding RlmE family RNA methyltransferase — translation MVKKKNTSGRGQRDLTVKVKTARGRSLSSTRWLQRQLNDPYVKRAQAEGYRGRAAFKILELDDKFRFLVPGARVVDLGCAPGGWMQVAVPRVNALGEKAGKKVGTVLGIDLQEVDPLPGAEIHQLDFMEDDADEKVKDWLGGKADVVMSDMAASSSGHKQTDHLRIIALCEAAAYLAFDVLDEGGTFVAKVLAGGAEGELQKLLKQKFNKVVNMKPPSSRADSSEKFVVATGFRG, via the coding sequence ATGGTCAAAAAGAAAAATACATCCGGTCGAGGTCAGCGCGATCTGACCGTAAAGGTCAAGACCGCGCGGGGCCGTAGCCTGAGCTCGACCCGTTGGTTGCAGCGGCAACTGAACGACCCTTACGTGAAACGCGCGCAGGCCGAAGGCTATCGCGGGCGCGCGGCGTTTAAGATTTTGGAACTGGACGATAAATTCCGGTTTCTGGTGCCTGGGGCTCGGGTCGTGGACCTTGGGTGCGCGCCCGGGGGCTGGATGCAAGTGGCGGTGCCGCGTGTGAACGCTCTGGGTGAGAAAGCCGGTAAGAAAGTCGGCACGGTTCTGGGCATTGACCTGCAAGAGGTCGACCCTTTGCCGGGTGCCGAGATCCATCAGCTTGATTTCATGGAAGACGACGCGGATGAGAAGGTCAAAGACTGGCTGGGCGGCAAAGCGGACGTTGTGATGTCTGACATGGCCGCCTCATCCTCGGGGCATAAACAGACCGATCACCTGCGCATTATCGCGCTTTGCGAGGCTGCGGCCTATCTGGCCTTTGATGTTCTGGATGAGGGCGGCACCTTTGTGGCCAAAGTTCTCGCCGGTGGGGCCGAGGGTGAGCTGCAAAAGCTGCTTAAGCAGAAATTCAACAAAGTGGTGAATATGAAGCCGCCGAGTTCGCGAGCGGATTCGTCAGAGAAGTTCGTGGTCGCGACTGGTTTTCGCGGCTGA
- a CDS encoding Ppx/GppA phosphatase family protein, translating into MAPKRPKGAGAFPKPVESPAPNRPDPSELYAALDLGTNSCRMLIAQPKGSQFHVVDSFSKSVQLGAGLETTGRLSRGSMRRTIQAMRICQQKLKRHGVKRMRLVATEACRRARNSKDFVKQVRRETGLTLEIIKPEEEARLAVISCAPLVSTKTEQLLVVDIGGGSTELVWIDLSNVAPVDRPKAIMRMHSGFNKLETPFPAARVVDWISVPLGVATLRDQFNDVDDDSARFALMSWFFEEKLADFAPYADEQSREGFQIVGTSGTVTTVAASHLGLRRYDRTKVDGLRMSSEQIDAVINDYLRLGPAGRRADPRIGQDRHALIMSGSAILQALLRAWPTDRLSVADRGLREGLLYAQMSADGVLEDGVY; encoded by the coding sequence ATGGCGCCAAAGCGTCCCAAAGGTGCGGGCGCGTTCCCAAAACCGGTAGAGAGCCCCGCGCCGAACCGACCCGATCCCAGTGAGCTTTACGCCGCTTTGGATCTGGGAACCAACAGCTGTCGCATGCTGATTGCTCAACCTAAGGGCAGTCAGTTTCATGTCGTAGACAGCTTTTCGAAATCTGTGCAACTCGGGGCAGGGCTAGAGACCACCGGTCGTCTGTCGCGTGGATCCATGCGGCGTACGATTCAAGCTATGCGGATCTGTCAGCAGAAACTCAAGCGGCATGGCGTGAAGCGCATGCGTTTGGTGGCGACCGAGGCTTGTCGGCGAGCACGGAACTCCAAGGATTTCGTCAAGCAGGTGCGGCGTGAGACCGGGCTAACACTTGAAATCATCAAACCCGAGGAAGAAGCGCGTCTCGCGGTGATCAGCTGCGCGCCTTTGGTGAGCACCAAGACGGAACAGCTTTTGGTGGTGGATATTGGCGGTGGATCGACCGAGCTTGTTTGGATTGATCTGAGCAACGTGGCCCCGGTGGATCGTCCCAAGGCGATCATGCGCATGCATTCCGGGTTCAATAAGCTTGAAACGCCGTTTCCGGCCGCGCGGGTGGTGGATTGGATTTCTGTGCCTTTGGGGGTCGCGACGCTGCGCGATCAGTTCAATGACGTAGACGATGATTCCGCGCGCTTTGCGTTGATGAGCTGGTTCTTTGAAGAGAAACTGGCGGATTTCGCACCCTATGCGGACGAACAATCGCGCGAAGGGTTTCAGATCGTTGGCACCTCAGGGACTGTGACGACGGTGGCCGCGAGTCATCTGGGATTGCGCCGGTATGACCGTACCAAGGTGGATGGTTTGCGGATGTCCTCGGAACAGATCGATGCGGTCATCAATGATTATCTGCGCCTTGGGCCTGCCGGCCGGCGGGCGGATCCTCGGATCGGGCAGGATCGGCATGCGTTGATCATGTCGGGCTCGGCGATTTTGCAGGCGTTGTTGCGCGCTTGGCCGACGGATCGGTTGTCTGTGGCGGACCGCGGTCTGCGTGAAGGCTTGCTCTATGCTCAAATGAGCGCGGATGGGGTGCTGGAAGACGGCGTCTATTAG
- a CDS encoding virulence factor, protein MHDVTIVYWRDIPAQVIVGKGRRGAKKQLAERFEQAIDRAAMKVGAADTDAYLAEWRKAAPYQMDGTPAEIVEAEAARLEAEFDQEKIKALIANEGWE, encoded by the coding sequence ATGCATGACGTCACGATTGTTTATTGGCGCGATATCCCAGCCCAGGTGATTGTGGGCAAAGGGCGTCGCGGTGCGAAAAAACAGCTCGCAGAGCGGTTTGAGCAGGCAATCGACCGTGCGGCGATGAAAGTCGGCGCGGCGGACACTGATGCATATCTGGCCGAATGGCGCAAAGCCGCGCCCTACCAAATGGACGGAACCCCAGCCGAAATCGTCGAAGCCGAAGCGGCCCGACTTGAGGCAGAGTTTGATCAGGAGAAAATCAAGGCCCTGATCGCGAATGAAGGATGGGAATGA